A stretch of the Acyrthosiphon pisum isolate AL4f chromosome A2, pea_aphid_22Mar2018_4r6ur, whole genome shotgun sequence genome encodes the following:
- the LOC100572151 gene encoding ciliogenesis-associated TTC17-interacting protein-like — MNIYVVRANDLATYMKINTENQILNLKKTSTEDDYMLIDNENVTKLCFDERLSVVNEKKEVLGEFVGQIQKSNSNTNSESLIIHLNSTSISKHGKEIGMSVITFTTANLLSYEEKWSQTYSKESAMECKTVLVSNKNNDGKVQICTDINNGELIDQTKNINLKYIKGLLTEGMNYAFLRNLAIIGFEGTIKNKTAITINGKLCKTIYVCSLKDNYKINKMSVSVIIIKRAIQLGKSFKIPIRETITVLTRLGYILNHSWGKTINQKLIINKSMRITKDGFVYNDNVTHIKNNLDQDIRFKLMYLNKYPEMKIKYNTYIKNNRDVYDMIIDYVKAVLIAKPDNVLQFSIDYFEKLINCVHLYEIMTV, encoded by the exons ATGAATATTTATGTGGTTCGTGCAAATGATTTAGCAACctacatgaaaataaataccgaaaaccaaattttgaatttaaaaaaaacaagtacAGAAGATGACTATATGTTAATTG aTAATGAGAATGTAACAAAATTATGCTTTGATGAAAGATTAAGTgtagtaaatgaaaaaaaagaagtaTTAGGTGAATTTGTTGGTCAAATACAGAAAAGTAATTCAAATACTAATTCTGaatctttaataatacatttaaactcGACTAGTATTTCCAAGCATGGAAAAGAAATTGGTATGAGTGTAATAACATTCACCACAGCAAATTTACTATCTTATGAAGAAAAATGGTCACAAAC gTACTCTAAGGAGTCGGCAATGGAATGTAAAACAGTtttagtttcaaataaaaacaatgatggAAAGGTACAAATCTGCACGGATATAAACAATGGTGAATTAATTGatcaaaccaaaaatataaatttaaaatacataaaa GGTTTGCTAACCGAGGGCATGAACTACGCTTTCCTCCGAAATCTAGCAATAATAGGATTTGAGGGTACCATTAAGAATAAAACAGCCATCACCATCAACGGAAAATTGTGTAAAACAATATAC gtttgtTCATTAAAGgacaattacaaaattaataaaatgtcagTATCAGTCATAATTATAAAGAGGGCTATACAATTAggaaaatcttttaaaattccaattaGAGAAACGATTACTGTCTTAACCCGTTTGggttatatattaaatcattcaTGGGGTAAAACAATTAATCAGAAATTGATCATCAACAAGTCAATGCGAATCACCAAAGATGGTTTTGTTTATAACGACAATGTGACACATATAAAGAATAATTTGGATCAAGATATTCGATTCAAAttaatgtatctaaataaatat CctgaaatgaaaataaagtacAACACATACATAAAAAACAACAGAGATGTGTATGACATGATCATTGACTATGTAAAAGCTGTATTAATAGCCAAGCCAGATAATGTGTTACAGTTTTCAATCGATTACTttgaaaagttaattaattgtgtgcatttatatgaaattatgacTGTTTAA